In the genome of Nonomuraea sp. NBC_00507, the window GGGCCTCCGGCGCGAACGGGTGGATCGCGGCGAACTCGGGCCAGGTGATCGGCTCCATCTCGGTGCTTGCGTTCAGCTTCATCGTGCAGGAGCCGAGCGGGATCATCGAGCGGTCCAGCGCGATGTCCTTGTCCTGCAGCTTGCGCAGGTAACGCAGCATCGCCGTCTCGGAGTGGTGACCGTGGAAGACCGGGTGGGTCAGGTACGCCGACTCGCGCAGCAGCGCGGCGGGCAACGCGTCGGCGTCCAAGGCCACCTCGGAGGCGTCCACGCCGAACGCCGCCCATACCTTGGTCACGTCGGCGGCGCCGGTCTTCTCGTCGCAGGCGATCGAGACGTGGTCGGCGTCGGCCTGCCAGAGGTTGACGCCCCGCTCGGCGGCCGCGGCGACGACCTCGGCGGCCCGGCCGGGGACGCGCACCAGGACGGTGTCGAAGAACTCGCGGTGCACGACCTCCAGGCCGGCCTCGCGCAGCCCGTCGGCGAGGACGACCGCGTGCCGGTGGACCCGGTGGGCGATGCGGCGCAGCCCGTCGGGGCCGTGGTAGACGGCGTACATGCCGGCGATGACGGCGAGCAGGACCTGCGCGGTGCAGATGTTGCTGGTGGCCTTCTCGCGGCGGATGTGCTGCTCGCGGGTCTGCAGGGCCAGCCGGTAGGCGGGGTCGCCGTCGGCGTCGACGGACACGCCGACCAGGCGGCCGGGCATCTGCCGCTGCAGCCCCTCGCGTACCGACATGTAGGCGGCGTGCGGCCCGCCGAACCCGAACGGCACCCCGAAACGCTGCGAGGAGCCGATGGCGATGTCGGCGCCGAGCTCGCCCGGCGCGGCCACGAGCGTGAGGGCCAGCAGGTCGGCGGCGGCCACGACGAGCGCGCCCGCCTCGTGCGCGGCGGCGGCCACGGCGCGGAAGTCGCGCAGCCGCCCGGAGGCTCCCGGGTACTGGACGAGCACGCCGAAGCACTCGGGCAGCTCGCCGTCGAGCGGGTGCTCCACGAGCGTGATGCCGAGCGGCTCGGCGCGGGTGGCCAGCACCCGCTTGGTCTGCGGCAGCGCGTCGGCGTCGACCACGAACACGTTGCTCTTGGACTTGCCGGCGCGCCGGGCCAGCGTCATGGCCTCGGCGGCGGCGGTGGCCTCGTCGAGGAGGGAGGCCCCGGCGACGGGCAGGCCGGTGAGGTCGGAGACGACCGTCTGGAAGTTCAGCAGCGCCTCGAGGCGGCCCTGTGAGATCTCCGGCTGGTAGGGGGTGTACGCGGTGTACCAGCCCGGGTTCTCCAGCAGGTTGCGGCGGATCACCGCGGGCGTGATCGTGTCGTGGTAGCCCAGGCCGATCATCGAGGTCAGCACCCGGTTGCGGTCGGCGAGGGCGCGGAGCTCGGCGATCGCCTCGGTCTCGCTCGCGGCGGCGGGCAGCTGGAGCCGGTCCTTGGCCCTGATGGCCTCGGGGACGGCCACGGCCACCAGGTCGGACACGGACTCGAAGCCGACGGCCTCGAGCATGCGCTGCTGCTCGGCAGCGGAGGGGCCGATGTGCCGGGATGAGAACGGCGGAGCTGACAGGTCGGTCATGGACAGTGCCTCCCGAGGCTATGGAGACCGGCGCCAGGGCGCGGGCGAGTGCCGGATCTCCCCACTCTGTCAGCGCGGCGTCACCGCGACCTGAGAGCTTCACCCCCGTGAACAGGGGCTTGCACCGTCGGTGAGGCACGCCTGGCGGGCGCGCCTGCTTTCCAGAGTTGCCTCGCCCGAGCGGTACGGGGTGCCTGAGAGATTCCGGGGAGGGTTGCTCCTTCGGCGCCCCGGGACCCGTGGGCCCCAGAGACTCTCCCGCACGGGGTCGTCAGCCTTGCTGTCCTACATTACAGCCCCTATGCGTTACAAGGGGATTTCACCCGATGCGTCGGGCGCGGCGGCGGCGGGCGAGTTCGTCAGCGGGGTGGTCGGCCGGGACGGTGTCCTCGACCGCCGCTCTTTCCCCCGGCAGCTCCGCGAGGGATCCCTCGACCTCGCGCCAGACCCGGCCGAGCGCGATGCCGAACACGCCCTGGCCGCCCTGGAGCAGGTCGATCACCTCGTCGGCGGAGGTGCACTCGTAGACGCTGACGCCGTCGCTCATGAGCGTGATCTGGGCGAGGTCGGCGACCCCGCGATCGCGCAGATGCTGCACGGCCGTGCGGATCTGCTGCAGCGACACCCCGGTGTCGAGGAGCCGCTTGACGACTTTGAGCACCAGGATGTCGCGGAAGCTGTAGAGCCGTTGGGAGCCCGAGCCTTGCGCGGCCCTGATCGTGGGCTCTACCAGGCCCGTGCGCGCCCAGTAGTCGAGCTGCCTGTAGGTGATGCCGGCCGCCGCGCAGGCCGTGGGCCCGCGGTATCCGATGTCGCCCGGCAACGCCGCCGGCTGCTCGTCGAAGAGCAGTCCCTGCTCCCCGGCACGCTGCCGCGCGTCCTCACGCCGTACCGGATCTTCCTGGCCGGCCGTCTTTCCCTCGCCGCTGCTGACCGCCACGCGGACCTCCGGCTTTCTCTCATCCCGTGGCCTGATCTGGGGGTTCATGAAGGGCGGCCACGGGTTTCACTTGCACCGTAGGACCGTGACCATGCTCAGTCAACGATCCGGCTCGGCGCGTCGTGAAGCGTAAATGCACCGAAATACCTACCCCGCCCTGCCGAAGTCTTCGGGAGTGATTGTGTCAAGGAACTCCCTGAACTTCTCCACCTCGTCCTCTTGGTCGTCGGGGATGACCACGCCGGCCTCCTGGACCACCTCCTCGCTGGCGAAGATGCGGGCTCCGGTGCGCAACGCGAGCGCGATCGAGTCCGACGGCCGCGCGCTCACCTCCACGCCGTTGGAGAACACCAGATCGGCGAAGAAGATGCCATCACGCAGCGCGACAATGTTGACCGCCCGCAGGCCGACGCCCAGGGCGCTCAGGACGTCACGGAAAAGGTCATGGGTGAGCGGCCGCGGCGGTGGCTCCTCCGCTTGGGCCAGGGCGATCGCCGTCGCCTCGGTCATGCCAATCCATATCGGAAGGAACCGCTCCCCGTGTGCCTCCTTGAGCAAGACGATCGGCTGGTTTGTGGGCATTTCAACTCTTACGCCCACGACCTCCATCTGCAACACGGGCTGCTCCGTATTCCTGACCGGTCACCCGGCACAGCTCTTCGCTCGACTGGCTACTTCAATTCAACGTAACACCCGGCGGGCCTGGAATGTGCCGTCGGCTCCCTGCTCGCCTCGCTCTCAACGGCCCAGCACCGACCGTACGCCCGTGCGTACCAGAGATGCGTGCAGATCGAGCAAGAGGGCCGAAAGCTCCCTGGCGATCTCCTCCGCCTCGCCGGCGGCCCCGGGGGCGCGCCGTTTCAGCACGGGCGCGACGGTCTGCTCGACCAGACCGCACTCGCGCTCGGCCGCAGCCTTGACCGCGCGCAAATGCCGGGCGTGCAGGCCGAAGCGGGCCAGGGCGCCGACGGTGCGCGCGACCTTCAGCGCCTCCTCGTCGTAGCGCCTGGCCACCGGGGCGAGCAGGCCGTAGTCCTCCAGCTCGGTGAGCGTCTCCTCGTCGATCTCCGCGGCCTCGAGCAGCTCGGCACGGCTGAGCTTGACCTCGTGCTTGTCCTGCACCGCGCGGGGGCGGCCGAAGCTCTCGGCCATCCTGTCCTTGATCACCCGCAGCGGCAGGTAGTGGTCGCGCTGCTCGGTGAGGATGAAACGCAGCTGCTCGACGTGCAGATGCGTGAACTTGCGGTAGCCGGAGGGGCTGCGCTCGGGCTCGATCAGCCCTTCGCCCTCCAAGAACCTGATCTTGGAGATGGTGACATCGGGGAACTCGCCCTGCAGGAGCGCGAGCACCTCCCCGATGCTCATGTGCGAGCGTGCCGCCTGGGGGCTCATGCGACCTTCGGCCTCATGAGCCCAGGGGCCGTGTCCATGCGTCGCTCGCTTGACTCGCTCATGCCCCGGCGTTGCCCCGCATCAGGAAGACCAGGCGGAACTTGCCGATCTGCACCTCGTCGCCGGAGTGCAGCGGCACCTCCTCGATCCGCTCCCTGTTGACGTAGGTGCCGTTGAGGCTGCCGACGTCGCGGACGGAGAACTGGCCACCACGATGCCGGTAGAACTCGACATGGCGGCGGGAGACCGTGATGTCGTCGAGGAAGATGTCGCTCTCCGGGTGGCGCCCGGTCGTGGTCAGCTCCTTGTCGAGCCGGAAACGACTCCCCTGATTGGGGCCCCTGGTCACCGTGAGCAACGCCGTGCCGGGCGGCAGCTGCTCGACGAGCGCCCGCTCGGCCAGGAGCATGTCACCTGTCTCAGCCTCGTATGCCTCGATTCCCGCGACGGAGATCGTCGACGTGGTGTCCCCGGAGACCTCGGGTCTGGTCAGCGGTGACCCACAACGGGAACAGAAACGGGCATCCTCGGGGTTGGCGTGCCCGCACTGCGTGCAGTAGACGCTCGGCATCGATCGGCTCGGCCTCCTACCGCGAAGACGCGGCGACGGTGCTCGGGGCGCGCCTCGCTTCGCTTTCTCACGTTTGCGAATGCCGCAACATACGCTGATCAGCGGTAAAGGTCAACTCGGGGCGCTGGACTGTGGTGTGGACGCAGACAAAGTTACCGCCGCTTCCGCCCCGTGGTCCATGCCGCCGCGCGTTTCAACATTACGATCTTGCGGCGCCGTCCGCGCGCTTCGCGGGCGAACTTTTTCAGATCACACTCGGTGACCGGCCCCTAGGTGGCGGCCTGCTCCACGATGCGCGCCCAGTGTTCGAGCAGCGCCTGGGCGCCGTCCATGTCGGGCGCCTCGGCCCACAGATCGGTGAGGGGCTCGGTGGCGGCGGGCAGGATCAGCACCCAGCTCCCGTCGTCGTGGGTCACGCGCACCCCGTCGGTGGTGTCGATGCGGTGCCCCTCGGCCTCGGCCTCGGCCGCCTCGATGACCGAGCGCATGACGGCGCCCTTGGCCGCCCAGGGCGTGGGCACGGCCCGCTTGAGCAGCTTGACCTCGGGGATCCTGGCGTCGATCTGGCTGAGCGACAGGCGAGTGCGGGCGACCAGCCCCAGCAGGCGCATGAACGCGGCCAGCCCGTCGATGGCCGGGCTGAACTCGGGCACGACGAAGCCGCCGCGCCCGTCCGCCGCGAAGATCATGTCGGCTCCGGCGGCGGCCGAGGTGAGGGCGTCCAGCGCGGTGGAGGTCCACTGCACCTGCACGCCGTGGAAGCGGCAGACCTGCTCGGCGACCCTGGTCGTGGTGACCGGAAGCGCCACCTGGCCGCCCCGGCGCTCGGCGGCGACGAGGTCGAGCACGACGAGCAGCGCCCGTTCGTCGTTGATGAGCTGGCCCATCTCGTCCACCAGGGCGATGCGCTCGCCGACCGGGTCGAACCGCACGCCGAAGGCCGCACGCGAGGAGCTGACCAATTCGGACAGGCGCTGCAGGTCGCGGCGGCGCTCGGCCAGCGTCTCGGTGGGCGAGAGGTCGTCGAGGCGGGCGTTCACGGTCAGCACCTCCACCCCGAGCCGGCCGAGTAACGCCGGCAGCACCAGCGACGAGGTGCCGCCGGCGCAGTCGACGACGACCTTCATGTCCCTGATGCCCTCCATGCCGACGTGGCGCAGCAGCTCACGCGTGTAGTCCTCGACCGCCCTGGCCGGGTAGGTGAGCTCGGCGATCTCGCCGGGGAAGGCGCGGCGGAACTCCTGCCGGGAGAAGACCCGCTCCAGCTTGCGCTGGGCGGCCGGCGGCAGGTCGGCGCCGCGGCCGTCCATGAGGACGATGTCGACGCTCTGCGGATCGCCTGGCGTGGTACGCAGCGATATGCCGCCCGCGGCCGACTCGCGGCCGGTGTGGAAGCGGGCCACCGGCAGCGGGGCCGCCTCCAGGTCGAGCACGTTGATGGCGCTGGCGGTGAGCGCGGCGTTGACGGCCCGCTTAAGCGCCCTGGCGGCCAGTGAGCAGTCGCGGGAGGTGACGACGTGCTCGCCCTTGTTCAGGGTGGTGGCGTACGCGCTGGCCAGGCGCACGCACAGCTCGGCGGTGATCTCGACGTTGACCAGGCCGCTGACGCCCCGGGGCCCGAACAGGTTGCGCTGGCCGCGCGACTCCCAGATGACGCTCGTGTTGACGACCGCGCCCGCCTCGATGGTCTTGAACGGGTAGACCCTGACGCCGCTGGAGACGTACGCCTCGGCCTCGATGACGCACTCGTCGCCGACGACGGCGTTCTCCTCGATGCGGGCCCCGGCCATCACATCCGTGCTCTTGCCGATCACGCAGCCGCGCAGGTGGGCCCCCGGGCCGAGGTAGACGTTGTCGTGGACGATCGCGCGGTGCAGGAACGCGCCCTCGCGCACGACTACGTTGTTGCCGAGCACGGTGAACTCGCGTAGCTCGGCGCCCGCCTCGACCTTGGCGTACTCGCCGATGAGCAGCGGGCCTTTGAGCACGGCGTCGGGGTCGACCGAGGCCGACTCGGCGACCCAGACGCCGGGCGAGAGCTCGAAGCCGCCGATGTCCAGGGCGACCTTGCCGGACAGGGCGTCGGCCTGCGCCTTGAGGTAGCTCTCGTGGGTGCCGACGTCCTCCCAGTAGCCGTCGGCCACGTACCCGTAGAGGGCGGCGCCGCGCTCGAGCAGGGCGGGGAAGACGTCGGATGACCAGTCGACGGGCTCGTCGGCCGCCACGGCCTCGAGGACCTCTGGCTCCATGACGTAGACGCCGGTGTTGACGGTGTCGGAGAAGACCTGCCCCCAGGTGGGTTTCTCGAGGAAGCGCTGCACGCGGCCTTGTTCGTCGACGATGATGATCCCGAACTCGAGCGGGTTCGGTACGCGTTTCAGGCCGATTGTCACAAGCGCCGCATTTTCCCGATGAAATCGGATCATTTCCGTTAAATCGATATCCGTCAGGGCATCGCCGGAGATCACCAGGAATCGATCGTCGCGAAGGCGGTCGGCGGCGTTCTTGACGCTGCCCGCGGTGCCGAGGGGCAGGTCCTCGGTGGCGTACTGGAGGCTCATGCCGAGTTCGTCGCCGTCGCCGAAATAGTTGCGCACCAACGCCGCGAGGAACTGCACCGTCACCACCGTCTCGGTGACGCCGTGCCGCTTGAGCAGGCGCAGCACGTGCTCCATGATCGGGCGGTTGACCACGGGGAGCAAGGGTTTGGGCTGGTTGGCGGTCATCGGACGCAGCCGAGTGCCCTCCCCGCCCGCCATGACGACCGCCTTCACCCGATCACTCCTTTTTGGCCGACGTTACGAGCTGCCGCACCTGTACCGCATACAGCACCCCTGCCCACCAGTAGAGGCCTGTTCCCCAGAGTGCGAACGCCCATCCGGCAATTCGGGCTATATCGGCATACCACCCAGTGTGGGATGCAAGGAAGAGGAGAGGGAAGGCATACATGAGGTTGAACATGGCGGCCTTGCCCAGGAAATGCACCTGAAGTGCCCTATAGCCGTATTTGCGGAGTACGGGGAAGCAACTCGCGACGAAGAGTTCCCGCGCCACGATCACCGCGACCAGCCACCAGGGGATGACGTCGCGCAGCAGCAGCGCCAGGATCGTGGCGCCCACATACAGCTTGTCGGCGGCCGGGTCGATGATCCGGCCGAGCTTGCTGGTCTGGTTGAACGCGCGAGCGATCTTCCCGTCGAGCCAGTCGGTGAACCCGGCCACCGCGAGGACCCCGATGGCCCACCCGTCCGCCTTGGGCCCGAGAACCAGCCAGAGGAACACGGGCACGCCGAGGAGGCGCAGAAAGCTCAGCAGGTTGGGAACCGTCCAGATCCGGTCCTCGGCGGAAGTTTCGCTCACGAGGCAGACCCTACTGCCTGGAACTCCACCACAGCGGCCCCGCCTGCGGCGGACTGCCCGGGGACCGGTCAGGTGCGCAGGAACGCGTGGACGCGGCCCAGCTCCTCGAAGCCGAGCCGGGCGTAGAACTCCTTCGGCCAGCCGGACGCGCCGGCCACCAGGAAGATCAGCTCGGCCCCAGCAGCCTCCGCCAGGAGCGCGATGATCAGGGCACGCGCGTATCCCCGGCCCCGGTGCTCCTCGCCGGTGAAGACGTCCTCGATCTGGGCCACGCCGCCGTGCGCGTAGAGGTCCGCCCTGGCGGCGATCCGGCCGTCCGGGGCGCGCAGGCCGCGGAAGGCCACCGCGTCGGCGCCGCGCAGCCGGGTCTCCACGCGGCGGGCGAGATCGTCGATCACGTGCTCCGGGGCCTGGGGCAGACTGCGGCGCCAGTCGCGGCGCAGCACCGGCACCAGCTCCTCCAGATCGAGGTGCACGGCGGCGGGCGGGTCGGCCGGGATCGCGCCGCGGAAGGCCATGACCACGTTGGTCTCGTGGTCGTAGCCGGCGGCGGCGAACGCGTCCGCCAGCGCCGTGCCCAGGCGGTCGTCGTCGACCGACACCAGCCGGTGGGCACGCTTGGCGAGGACCTCGTCGGCCGCCCGCAACAGTGCGCCGGAGGCCGGGCCGGGACCGTCACCGGCGCCGACGATCAGCTTGTTGTCGTCGTAGGAGCCCGGGTAGCGCTCGTCGAGCACCGCGAAGCCGCCGGGCACCGGGAGCGTCCGCGGCGCCCTGCGGCGGGCGAAGGCGCGCATGAAGCCGACCGCGCGGGCCAGGTCGGCCGCCGCGCCCTGTCGCGCCAGAGCGGCGGCGCGCGCGAGCTCCTCCGTCACGCCGATCGGCTTGCCGGGCGGGCGCCCCGCACCGCCTGCAGGAACGCCGTGATGAGGGCCGGGTCCTTCACGCCGGGCGAGGACTCCACGCCGCTGGACACGTCGACCCCCCACGGCTCGGCGGCGGCGATCGCCTCCGTCACGTTGGCCGGGGCGAGGCCGCCGGCCAGCAGCCACCTCCCCGACGGGCGGCCGCGGATCGCGGCCCAGTCCCACGGCAGACCGGAGCCCGCATGGGGGGCGTCGACGAGGAGCAGGTCCTCGTCGTAGGCGCCGCACCGCAGGTCGGCCTCGGCGTCCACCGCCCTGATCAGAACGGCTCCGAGGTCCTTGAGCGCGGTGAAGTCGCCGTGCGGGTGCCTGCCGTGCAGCTGGACGGCCCGCACGCCGGAGGTCAGCGCCGCCGCCCGCACCGCGCCGGGGTCCTCGCCGCGGAACACGCCGACGGTCAACACGTGCGCGGGAACCAGCGCGGCCAGCTCGGCGGCACGCTCGGGCGCGATCTGCCGGGGGCTGCGGGTCATGACGAACCCGACGGCGTCGGCGCCGGCCTCGACCGCGGCGGCCACGTGCTCGGGCTCGGTCAACCCGCAGATCTTGACGTACACATCCTGGGGCACACCTGAAACCTTAGCGGCGGCGCGCGGTTGCCGGTGACCGCGCCCGGATCAGCGCCGTGGCGTCAGCCTGCGGGATGATCGCCGATCCGCCGGACGGCGGACACCTGGACCTCCGGGGCCGGGGAGGCGTCAGCCGGGGCCGCGGCGTACCGGGCGGAAGGAGGCGTCCACGAGGCCGGTGCGGTGAGCCACGACCGCGGCCTGGATGCGGTTGCGCAGTCCCAGTTTCTCCATCGCGGCGGCGATGTGGGTCTTGACCGTGGTGACGCCGACGTGCAGCTCCTCGGCGATCTCCGCGTTGGACAGGCCGGTGCCGACCAGGGCCAGCACCTCCACCTCGCGTTCGGTCAGCCCCGGGGGCGGCGGCGCGGTGGCCTGCTCCTCGGCCGCCAGGAACCCTTCGACGACCCTGCGCAGCACCGACGGCGCGAGCAGCTGCTCGCCGGCCGCCGCCCGGCGCACGGCCTCCACCATGCGCTCCGGCTCGTCGTCCTTGACCAGGAAGCCGACGGCCCCGGCCCGCAGGGCGGCGTAGACGTTGGCGTCCTCGGCGAACGTGGTCAGCACCACGATCCTGCTCGCCGGGCGGGCGGCCAGCACCCGCCTGATCGCCTCCAGGCCGTCGACCCTGGGCATGCGCAGGTCCATGAGGATCACGTCGGGCACGTGGCGGTGGGCCAGGCGGACCGCCTCGGCGCCGTCCTCGGCCTCGCCCACGACCTCCATGCCGCCCGCGGCCTGCAGCAGCATGCGCACGCCCGCGCGGACGAGCGCCTGGTCGTCGGCCACCAGCACGCGGATCACACGGCGCTCCCCGAGGGCAGGCGCGCAGGCAGGCTGGCGGCCAGCAGCCAGCCGCCCTCGCCGTCGGGGCCGGCGGTGAGGGTGCCGCCGAGCGCGCGCACGCGCTCGCGCATGCCGGCCAGCCCGCGGCCGGAGGACGGCAGGCGTTCGATGCTGGTGGGCGGCCGGCCGTTGCGGATCTCCACCGACAGCGCCTCACCGGCGGGGACCACGCTGACGCGGACCCGGGTGCCGGGGCCTGCGTGTTTGAGCACGTTGGTGAGTCCTTCCTGGACGATGCGGGCGGCGGAGGTGCGGGCGATGAGCGGCGCCTGGTCGGTGGCCGGGTCGAGGTCCAGGTCTACCACGAGCCCGGCGGCGGCCATGCGCTCGGCCGACTCGCGCACCACGTCGGCGGGGTTGGCCAGCAGGTGGGGCTCGTTGTCCGGCCGGGTCCCCTCGCGCAGCAGGTCGAGCAGATCCCGCAGGTCCTGCAGCACTTGATGGCCGGTCTCGCGGATGTCGTTGAGCGCGTCGGCGACGGGGCCGTCGGGCGCGGTGTAGCGGGCGGCGCCGGCCCGCAGCACCATGGCGCCGACGTGGTGGGCCACGATGTCGTGCACGTCGCGGGCGATGCGCTCGCGTTCGGCCAGCTGGTCGGCCCGCACCTGCGCGAGCGCCGCCCGGGCGGCCTCCTCGGCGCGCAGCCGGTCGGCGGCCACGGCGGACTGCCGCACGCCGAGGTAGCGGCCGATCGCGATGGGCGTGGCGACCAGCGTCATGAGCACGCCGACGCGGAACGGGGTGATGTCGGTGTCGTCGCCGACCACGGCGATCGCGGTCAGCAGGCAGCCGGCGAAGTACGCCGCCACCGTCCACGGCCAGGAGGCCACGCGCATGGCGAACACACCGACAGCGATGAGGGTGAGGATCACGCACGTGTTGACCGCGTCGTTCAGGTAGGTGTCGGCGGACAGCAGCAGCACGCCCTGCAGGAGGAAGACCAGCCCGGGAAAGCGCCGGGCGATGCCCAGTGCCAGGCCGCCCACCACGGCCAGCAGCCCGACGACCCAGACGGGCTGCGTGCCCGAATGCCAGGAGGTCCAGGTGCTGAGCACGGTGATCGCCACCCCGGCGGCCGCCAGCAGCGCGTCCGGGGTGACGTCGCGCTCCTCCAGGCGCCCGGCCGAGCTGCGCAGGTAGGCGCCCAGCACGGCGGGGAAGACCGGCAGCAGCACCGCGTACATCCACGCGTTGGCGGTGAGCGCGATGCCGGGGTCGGCGATGTTGACCGCGGTCGCGCCGATCGTGGCGGCAACGGCCACCGCCGTGGCCCGCCGGCCGGACCGGAACCCGGCCACACCGAGCGCGACGCACACGAGGATCTGCGCGGTGTTCGAGGTGAGCGATCCCAGCTGGTCGGTGACGACGAGCAGGACGGCCAGGTAGAGGGTGACCGGCACCGGCCACCGCCGGACCAGCCCCATGGGCAGGCCCGCCAGGAGCGCCATCGGAATGTTCAGCTCCGCGGGCAGAGAGTTCGTCTCGCCCGCATGGGCCGTGGTCAACAGGGCCAGAGCCACACCCGAAACGGCCAGCAGGACATCCAGCGGCACACCGCGCCAACGCATGCGCACACGGTATCCGGCCGCGATGAAGGGCCAATCCTCCCGGCGGAGGACCCCTCCTCCTCCTTGTGGCCGCAGGGACCGTCCTCAGGGGGGAGCGATTGGTCAGATCTTGGCCCTAGTTTTGTCCTATGTCTAACGGCACTGCTCTCTTTCTCGGTCAGTTCCTCCGCTCCCCTGCCATGATCGGCGCGCTGGCGCCGAGTTCCCGGCAGCTGGCCGCCGCGGTGTGCACGCCGATCCCCGAGCGTGGCGAGCCGACCGTGGTGGAGCTGGGCCCCGGCACGGGGTCGTTCACCGCGGAGATCCAGCAGCGGCTCTCCGGGCGCGGCCACCATCTGGCCGTGGAGGTCAACGAGCCGCTGGCGCGGTTGCTCACCGAGCGTTTCCCCACCGTGGACGTGGCGCACGCGGATGCGGCGCACCTGAGCGAGCTCCTGCGGGAACGGGGATTGCGACAGGCGGACGTGGTGGTGAGCGGGCTGCCGTGGGCGGCTTTCCCGGAAGGCTTGCAGAGGGATCTGCTGGGCGCCGTGACGGCGTCGATGTGCCAGGGAGCGGCCTTCACGACGTTCTCCTACATTCACGCCATCCCGCTCAACTCGGCGCGGCGTTTCCGGGAGCTGCTGGCCGAGCGTTTCGAAGAGGTCGTACGGGGACGCACGGTGTGGCGCAACGCTCCCCCGGCCTTCGTCTTCCACGCGCGCCGTCCCAGGCCCTGACGGAAAAAGGGGCACCCGCGGCGGAGGAGCTCCTGCTCAACTACCTCACTGCCCCGGGTGCTCGGCCCTGCTCGCGCTTCAGCCCGGCTTGCCCATAGCCTTGTGGATCACGTCCCGGGCCCGATCCATGATGGCAACGGGCGGGCCTACGAGCAGGTTCTGCGCCGCCGTCTCGACCCCCGGGTGCGGGTGCGTGGGCGCCATGGCCTCCGCTGCCTTCACCCCGACGGCCATCGCCTGACGCTCCTTGTCGCCGGTGGCCTGCTTGAACTTGGGAAACTCTTCGTGTTCCTCATGCTCGGCGTGCGCGACGACGGCTTTGCGCAACGTGGCGAGGTTGGTGGCGAACTGAGGATGGTCGACGCCGTCCTGCTCCATCTGCGTGAGCATGTCCTTGGCGGCGTTCTCCTCGGCCAGCCGTTCATCGACCACCTCCTGGCCGTGGTCGAGTTTGCGGCGCGCGTACGGGTGGACGATCTCCTCCTCCGCTGTCTCGTGGACGGCCAGCAGCCGCACCAGGCTTCGGAAGGCCTCTTCTTTGTCCTCCGGGGCGGCGTTCTCGACCTCGTCGAACAGGCCTTTGATCTCCTCGTGCTGGCGTAGCAGCAGGTCGATCACATCGTTGTCCTTCATGAGCTTGCGCCTACCCGAGGCCTGGGGAAGCACACGCCAGCCCTCAGCCGAAGGACGGGGGCCGTTTCTCCCGCAGGGCGCGCACTCCCTCGGCCACGTCGGGGCCGGTGAAGCCGAGGAACTCCATCGCCAGCGAGGCGTCGAAGGTCGGCCCGGCCAGCCGGAGCCAGTTGTTGAGCGAGTATTTGGTCAGCCTGATCGCCTCCTGGGAGCCGGCGGCGAGCCGGACGGCGATCTCCATGGCCTTGTCGTGCACCTGGTCGTCGTCCACGCACAGGCTGACGAGCCCCATCCGCTCGGCCTGCTCACCGGTCACCGGCTCGCACAGCAGCAGGTGGTATTTGGCCTTGGCCAGGCCGCACAGCAGCGGCCAGACGATCGCGGCGTGGTCGCCCGCCGCGACGCCGAGCCTGGTGTGCCCGTCGATGATGCGCGCGGTGCGGCCGGCGACGGAGATGTCGGCCAGCAGCGCGACCGCGAGCCCGGCACCCACGGCGGGACCCTGGATGGCGGAGACGACCGGCTTGGCGCAGTTGAGCACGTTGTAGACGATGTCGCGGGCCTCGGCGAACACGCGCAGCCTGGTGGCGTGGTCGCGGGTCATCTCCTCGATCATGGACAGGTCGCCGCCGGCGGAGAACGCCCGGCCCTCTCCCCTGACCACGATCGCCCGCACGCTCTCGTCGCGGCCGGCGTCGCGCCAGATCTCGGCCAGCTCGCGATGCGCGGTCATGTCGACGGCGTTGAGCCTGCCCGGCTCGCTGATCGTGATCCGCAGCACGCCGCCGGCCGGGGTGTCGATCGCGAGCTTGGTGTAGGCGTCG includes:
- a CDS encoding class I SAM-dependent methyltransferase — encoded protein: MSNGTALFLGQFLRSPAMIGALAPSSRQLAAAVCTPIPERGEPTVVELGPGTGSFTAEIQQRLSGRGHHLAVEVNEPLARLLTERFPTVDVAHADAAHLSELLRERGLRQADVVVSGLPWAAFPEGLQRDLLGAVTASMCQGAAFTTFSYIHAIPLNSARRFRELLAERFEEVVRGRTVWRNAPPAFVFHARRPRP
- a CDS encoding hemerythrin domain-containing protein, encoding MKDNDVIDLLLRQHEEIKGLFDEVENAAPEDKEEAFRSLVRLLAVHETAEEEIVHPYARRKLDHGQEVVDERLAEENAAKDMLTQMEQDGVDHPQFATNLATLRKAVVAHAEHEEHEEFPKFKQATGDKERQAMAVGVKAAEAMAPTHPHPGVETAAQNLLVGPPVAIMDRARDVIHKAMGKPG
- a CDS encoding enoyl-CoA hydratase/isomerase family protein; the protein is MTYDAYTKLAIDTPAGGVLRITISEPGRLNAVDMTAHRELAEIWRDAGRDESVRAIVVRGEGRAFSAGGDLSMIEEMTRDHATRLRVFAEARDIVYNVLNCAKPVVSAIQGPAVGAGLAVALLADISVAGRTARIIDGHTRLGVAAGDHAAIVWPLLCGLAKAKYHLLLCEPVTGEQAERMGLVSLCVDDDQVHDKAMEIAVRLAAGSQEAIRLTKYSLNNWLRLAGPTFDASLAMEFLGFTGPDVAEGVRALREKRPPSFG
- a CDS encoding sensor histidine kinase is translated as MRWRGVPLDVLLAVSGVALALLTTAHAGETNSLPAELNIPMALLAGLPMGLVRRWPVPVTLYLAVLLVVTDQLGSLTSNTAQILVCVALGVAGFRSGRRATAVAVAATIGATAVNIADPGIALTANAWMYAVLLPVFPAVLGAYLRSSAGRLEERDVTPDALLAAAGVAITVLSTWTSWHSGTQPVWVVGLLAVVGGLALGIARRFPGLVFLLQGVLLLSADTYLNDAVNTCVILTLIAVGVFAMRVASWPWTVAAYFAGCLLTAIAVVGDDTDITPFRVGVLMTLVATPIAIGRYLGVRQSAVAADRLRAEEAARAALAQVRADQLAERERIARDVHDIVAHHVGAMVLRAGAARYTAPDGPVADALNDIRETGHQVLQDLRDLLDLLREGTRPDNEPHLLANPADVVRESAERMAAAGLVVDLDLDPATDQAPLIARTSAARIVQEGLTNVLKHAGPGTRVRVSVVPAGEALSVEIRNGRPPTSIERLPSSGRGLAGMRERVRALGGTLTAGPDGEGGWLLAASLPARLPSGSAV